The proteins below are encoded in one region of Nakamurella flava:
- a CDS encoding metal-sulfur cluster assembly factor has product MTDLDTPRSGRTAADLDAASTEAAPASPADVALMEEMEEALKDVVDPELGVNIVDLGLVYDVRVDREVRAGDGVDTVSPTGEVTVATIDMTLTSAACPLTDMIEDQVAAALVGDPDGALVDDFRINWVWLPPWGPERITEDGREQMRALGFNI; this is encoded by the coding sequence ATGACCGATCTGGACACGCCCCGCTCCGGCCGGACGGCCGCCGATCTCGACGCGGCGTCCACCGAGGCTGCGCCAGCCTCCCCAGCCGACGTCGCGCTGATGGAGGAGATGGAGGAGGCGCTCAAGGACGTGGTGGACCCCGAACTGGGCGTCAACATCGTCGATCTCGGGCTCGTCTACGACGTCCGGGTGGACCGCGAGGTCCGCGCCGGGGACGGGGTCGACACCGTGTCACCGACCGGTGAGGTCACCGTCGCGACCATCGACATGACGCTCACCAGCGCGGCCTGTCCGCTGACCGACATGATCGAGGACCAGGTCGCCGCGGCGCTCGTCGGAGATCCCGACGGTGCCCTGGTCGACGATTTCCGCATCAACTGGGTCTGGCTGCCGCCGTGGGGCCCGGAGCGGATCACCGAGGACGGTCGCGAGCAGATGCGGGCGCTCGGATTCAACATCTGA
- a CDS encoding TolB family protein: MAVGQACTRPESRSFTTTTQATPRGPAQAARLGPLVGILGLVLAACSPVSGSAAPAASVATAAVPVAGVGKSAAPPSTAVTTPASGAVPGRAPRGSAPSGSSIPAAPAAGLPRSTPLPDDVLVDSRVVDGVSDLYLVDTRTDAGTAEPEARLTGGLGGGQYPILSPDRATIIYLWHGPDGATVHVMAADGSGDRPLLTEATAATCPNPDRPAWNPVDPTEIALTCRSEDGSQLHLVGVDGAVRRTLDPGMTVFEDPTFSPDGRRIAIWGSTDTQAGGGVLAVLPADGSGPARPVTRPGEAQDVDPMWTVDGSALVFRRSVPGSEVAQILAVQVAATDGGVPDGGPVTPVTDGSAFDFDPTVAPDGRRVAFKSNRIAADGSAGDHVWVVELDGSGLRQLAADSAGASAGAPEWGRR; this comes from the coding sequence ATGGCGGTAGGACAGGCGTGCACCCGGCCCGAATCACGGTCGTTCACGACCACCACCCAGGCGACACCGCGGGGGCCGGCCCAGGCAGCTCGGCTCGGCCCGCTGGTCGGCATCCTCGGCCTGGTGCTGGCCGCGTGCAGCCCGGTGAGCGGTTCGGCCGCCCCGGCTGCGTCGGTGGCCACCGCGGCCGTCCCGGTGGCCGGCGTCGGCAAGAGCGCCGCACCACCGTCGACCGCGGTCACCACACCGGCGTCCGGGGCCGTCCCGGGCCGCGCGCCCCGCGGATCGGCACCGTCCGGTTCGTCGATCCCCGCGGCCCCGGCCGCCGGGCTGCCCCGTTCGACGCCGCTGCCGGACGACGTCCTGGTCGACAGCCGGGTGGTCGACGGCGTCTCCGACCTGTATCTCGTCGATACGCGGACGGATGCCGGCACCGCGGAACCGGAGGCCCGGCTGACCGGGGGACTGGGCGGAGGTCAGTACCCGATCCTGTCGCCGGACCGAGCCACGATCATCTATCTCTGGCACGGCCCGGACGGGGCGACCGTGCACGTCATGGCCGCTGACGGCTCCGGCGACCGGCCGCTGCTGACCGAGGCCACGGCCGCGACCTGCCCGAATCCCGATCGGCCGGCCTGGAACCCGGTCGACCCGACCGAGATCGCGCTGACGTGCCGGTCCGAGGACGGCAGCCAGCTGCACCTGGTCGGCGTGGACGGCGCCGTCCGGCGGACCCTGGACCCGGGCATGACGGTGTTCGAGGATCCGACGTTCTCACCTGACGGCCGCCGCATCGCCATCTGGGGCTCCACGGACACCCAGGCCGGCGGCGGGGTGCTGGCCGTGCTGCCGGCCGACGGCAGCGGGCCCGCCCGGCCGGTCACCCGACCGGGTGAAGCGCAGGACGTCGACCCGATGTGGACGGTCGACGGTTCCGCCCTGGTGTTCCGGCGGTCGGTGCCCGGCAGTGAGGTCGCCCAGATCCTCGCAGTCCAGGTGGCCGCCACCGACGGCGGCGTCCCGGACGGCGGCCCCGTCACACCGGTCACCGACGGTTCGGCGTTCGACTTCGACCCGACCGTCGCGCCCGACGGTCGCCGGGTGGCGTTCAAGAGCAACCGGATCGCCGCTGACGGCAGCGCCGGGGATCACGTCTGGGTCGTCGAGCTGGACGGCTCCGGGCTGCGGCAACTCGCGGCGGATTCCGCCGGGGCTTCGGCCGGCGCTCCCGAGTGGGGCCGGCGATGA
- the pstC gene encoding phosphate ABC transporter permease subunit PstC — protein sequence MSSTTGNDPSTDEAREVAAQGVPGARPVGPQVVDAADGSGDKPGTVLPDGRPEAGISGRSVRLGDRVFRALAAGSGGILLFVMAAIAVFLVWKAIPAFTNNTGNLFTTQQWNPQGSPPVFGMAAVFFGTVVSAFLAMMIGVPIAIGIALFISQYAHRKAATTLGAIVDLLAAVPSLVFGMWGLYFLIPETQGFQQWLSVYFGWIPIFDNPTATTAGQFGKSLIIAGIVLAIMIIPIVSAVTREVFLQTPRETIDAAWALGATKWEMIRTAVLPFGRAGMISAAMLGLGRALGETIAVALVLNSGFRINWHLTEPGGDTFASTIALKFGEAGGNPTAIAALVAAGLFLFVITLIVNSIARMVIARRKEFTA from the coding sequence ATGTCCAGCACCACCGGAAACGATCCCTCCACCGACGAGGCTCGCGAGGTCGCCGCTCAGGGCGTCCCCGGCGCCCGGCCGGTCGGACCGCAGGTCGTCGACGCGGCCGACGGCAGTGGCGACAAGCCCGGCACCGTGCTGCCCGACGGCCGCCCCGAAGCCGGCATCTCGGGACGTTCGGTCCGTCTCGGCGACCGGGTCTTCCGTGCCCTGGCCGCCGGCTCCGGCGGCATCCTGCTGTTCGTCATGGCCGCCATCGCGGTCTTCCTGGTGTGGAAGGCCATCCCCGCCTTCACCAACAACACCGGCAACCTGTTCACCACCCAGCAGTGGAACCCACAGGGTTCACCGCCGGTGTTCGGCATGGCCGCCGTGTTCTTCGGCACCGTCGTCTCGGCGTTCCTGGCCATGATGATCGGTGTGCCGATCGCCATCGGGATCGCCCTGTTCATCTCGCAGTACGCCCACCGGAAGGCCGCGACCACCCTCGGGGCCATCGTCGACCTGCTGGCCGCGGTGCCCTCGCTGGTGTTCGGCATGTGGGGTCTGTACTTCCTCATCCCGGAGACCCAGGGTTTCCAGCAGTGGCTGTCGGTCTACTTCGGGTGGATCCCGATCTTCGACAACCCCACGGCGACCACGGCCGGGCAGTTCGGCAAGTCCCTGATCATCGCCGGCATCGTGCTGGCCATCATGATCATCCCCATCGTCTCGGCCGTCACCCGCGAGGTCTTCCTGCAGACCCCCCGCGAGACCATCGACGCCGCGTGGGCGCTCGGGGCCACCAAGTGGGAGATGATCCGCACCGCGGTGCTGCCGTTCGGTCGGGCCGGCATGATCTCCGCCGCCATGCTCGGCCTCGGTCGGGCCCTGGGCGAGACGATCGCGGTCGCCCTGGTGCTCAACTCCGGCTTCCGCATCAACTGGCACCTGACCGAGCCGGGCGGTGACACCTTCGCCTCGACGATCGCCCTCAAGTTCGGCGAGGCCGGGGGCAACCCCACGGCGATCGCCGCTCTGGTCGCCGCTGGTCTCTTCCTCTTCGTCATCACGCTGATCGTCAACTCGATCGCCCGCATGGTGATCGCCCGCCGCAAGGAGTTCACGGCATGA
- a CDS encoding cysteine desulfurase, translating into MTDQLLRPTGSVAPDALAHVRDDFPILERTVRDGKPLVYLDSGATSQRPIPVIDAEQEYVTGHNAAVHRGAHQLAEEATDRYEGAREKIARFIGAGRVEEVVFTKNATEAINLIAYGMGNAGYLNGTEPTLTGAGRFRLGPGDEVVVTEMEHHANLVPWQELCRRTGATLRWFGVTDDFRLDLSDLDEIITPRTKVVAFTHQSNVLGTINPVQVLVAAARRVGAITVLDACQSVPHQSVDVAALGVDFAAFSGHKMLGPSGIGVLYGRYELLADLPPFLTGGSMIEQVFMDRSTYAAPPARFEAGVPMTSQAIGLGAAVDYLSDLGMDVVAGHEAEITGYALQELGAMPGVRIIGPADLVDRGSAVSFLVDGIHAHDIGQILDDEGVQVRVGHHCAWPLHRRYKIAATVRASFYLYNTLDEVDALVAAVKSGQRFFGVG; encoded by the coding sequence ATGACCGATCAGCTGCTCCGACCCACCGGGTCGGTCGCCCCGGATGCCCTGGCCCATGTCCGCGACGACTTCCCGATTCTGGAACGCACCGTCCGGGACGGAAAACCGTTGGTGTACCTGGATTCCGGGGCGACATCGCAGCGACCGATCCCGGTCATCGACGCCGAGCAGGAGTACGTCACCGGGCACAACGCGGCCGTGCACCGCGGGGCGCACCAGTTGGCCGAGGAGGCCACGGACCGGTACGAGGGCGCGCGCGAGAAGATCGCCCGGTTCATCGGGGCCGGCCGGGTGGAGGAGGTGGTGTTCACCAAGAACGCCACCGAGGCCATCAACCTGATCGCTTACGGCATGGGCAACGCGGGGTACCTGAACGGCACCGAGCCGACCCTGACCGGGGCCGGGCGGTTCCGCCTCGGCCCCGGCGACGAGGTCGTCGTCACCGAGATGGAGCACCACGCCAACCTGGTGCCGTGGCAGGAACTGTGCCGACGGACCGGGGCGACCCTGCGCTGGTTCGGGGTGACGGACGACTTCCGGCTCGATCTGTCCGACCTGGACGAGATCATCACCCCGCGGACGAAGGTCGTCGCGTTCACCCACCAATCGAACGTGCTGGGCACCATCAACCCGGTGCAGGTGCTGGTCGCCGCGGCCCGCAGGGTCGGCGCGATCACGGTGCTCGACGCCTGCCAGTCGGTGCCGCACCAGAGCGTCGACGTGGCCGCGCTGGGCGTCGACTTCGCCGCGTTCTCCGGGCACAAGATGCTCGGCCCCAGCGGCATCGGTGTGCTGTACGGCCGGTACGAGTTGCTGGCCGACCTCCCGCCGTTCCTCACCGGCGGGTCGATGATCGAGCAGGTCTTCATGGACCGCTCGACGTACGCGGCCCCGCCGGCCCGGTTCGAGGCCGGCGTGCCGATGACCTCCCAGGCCATCGGGCTGGGGGCCGCCGTCGACTACCTGTCCGACCTGGGTATGGACGTCGTCGCCGGCCACGAGGCCGAGATCACCGGCTACGCCCTGCAGGAGCTGGGGGCCATGCCGGGGGTGCGCATCATCGGGCCGGCCGACCTGGTCGACCGGGGGAGCGCCGTCTCTTTCCTGGTCGACGGCATCCACGCCCACGACATCGGCCAGATCCTGGACGACGAGGGCGTTCAGGTGCGGGTCGGCCACCACTGCGCCTGGCCGCTGCACCGCAGGTACAAGATCGCGGCGACCGTACGGGCCTCGTTCTATCTCTACAACACGCTCGACGAGGTCGACGCCCTGGTGGCGGCCGTGAAGTCCGGGCAACGCTTCTTCGGAGTCGGGTGA
- the pstA gene encoding phosphate ABC transporter permease PstA has translation MTTVARQPADRGRTASAPATSDLVGARLPKWAPIAAGAAAVVLAFGLRALLSWTGWYTTFFTAALLFILLLSGWSFAVEGQRRAKDRLASTLIYACFVAAIVPLVLILSYIGVKGISVFSPDFFLKSMNGVTSRQEGGGVYAALVGTLETVAIAAVIALPIGVLTAIYLVEYGRGKFAKAVTFFVDVMTGVPSIVAGLFVYTFLLLGFGMRPFGAAGALALAILMVPVTVRASEEMLKLVPRDLRDASYALGVPKWRTILKIVLPTAMSGLITSALLAIARVAGETAPLILLVGYTQKINFNPFSTDQATLPMMIWDQLGKRAGTTSNDLTEARAWGAALTLVLIVLILNVGARLLAKLAAPKTR, from the coding sequence ATGACCACCGTCGCCCGACAACCGGCGGATCGCGGCCGCACCGCTTCGGCCCCGGCCACGTCCGACCTGGTCGGCGCCCGGCTGCCGAAGTGGGCGCCGATCGCCGCCGGCGCGGCCGCCGTCGTCCTGGCCTTCGGCCTGCGCGCTCTGCTGAGCTGGACCGGCTGGTACACCACGTTCTTCACGGCCGCGCTGCTCTTCATCCTGCTGCTGTCCGGCTGGTCGTTCGCCGTCGAAGGCCAGCGGCGGGCCAAGGACCGGCTGGCCAGCACCCTGATCTACGCCTGCTTCGTCGCCGCGATCGTGCCGCTGGTGCTGATCCTGAGCTACATCGGCGTCAAGGGGATCTCGGTGTTCAGCCCCGACTTCTTCCTCAAGTCGATGAACGGGGTCACCAGCCGGCAGGAGGGCGGCGGCGTCTACGCCGCCCTGGTCGGCACCCTCGAGACCGTCGCCATCGCCGCGGTCATCGCCCTGCCGATCGGCGTGCTGACCGCGATCTACCTGGTCGAGTACGGGCGGGGGAAGTTCGCCAAGGCGGTCACCTTCTTCGTCGACGTGATGACCGGGGTGCCGTCGATCGTGGCGGGCCTGTTCGTCTACACCTTCCTGCTGCTGGGGTTCGGCATGCGGCCGTTCGGTGCGGCCGGTGCGCTCGCGTTGGCGATCCTGATGGTCCCGGTGACCGTGCGGGCCTCGGAGGAGATGCTCAAGCTGGTGCCCCGCGACCTGCGGGACGCCTCCTACGCCCTCGGGGTGCCCAAGTGGCGGACGATCCTGAAGATCGTGCTGCCCACCGCGATGTCCGGCCTGATCACCTCCGCGCTGCTGGCCATCGCCCGGGTCGCCGGCGAGACGGCGCCGTTGATCCTGCTGGTCGGGTACACCCAGAAGATCAACTTCAACCCGTTCTCCACGGACCAGGCCACGCTCCCCATGATGATCTGGGACCAGCTCGGCAAGCGGGCCGGGACGACGTCCAACGACCTCACCGAGGCCCGGGCCTGGGGTGCCGCGCTGACGCTGGTGCTGATCGTCCTGATCCTCAACGTCGGCGCCCGCCTGCTGGCCAAGCTGGCCGCCCCCAAGACGCGCTGA
- a CDS encoding uroporphyrinogen-III synthase, which translates to MTVPSSPDRPDPSPSSHDDPVPVDTTAAEPFVGFRADQLAGFRIGVTADRRSEDLIAALERRGAEVLHAPTLRIVPADQDDRLVSDTRAVIAARPDTLLVTTAYGLRGWFEAADAAGLGSDLIDVLGHARILVRGPKARGAVRAAGLDDDGMSEQETTASLIDRVLDEGDPLIDPPLRDRVIAVQLHGFVDHDQLDRLTAAGATVHTVAPYSWTTPADPQRVSRLIDATIAGHLDAVTFTSAPAADALLAAAAARGLTDRLVDALTGDVTAVTVGPVTSAPLTAAGIPTLHPDRYRLGALVRLLCEHLTTQRVRTVDTAFGAVELRGRSVRVGEHTTSLSPSSVAVLRLLMDAGGAVVPKTRLLAALPEANDEHALEVAIGRLRQALGRRELVATVIKRGYRLNA; encoded by the coding sequence ATGACCGTTCCGTCGAGCCCTGACCGTCCGGATCCTTCGCCCTCCAGCCACGACGATCCGGTGCCGGTCGACACCACGGCGGCCGAGCCGTTCGTCGGGTTCCGGGCCGATCAGCTGGCCGGTTTCCGGATCGGCGTCACCGCTGATCGTCGTTCCGAGGATCTGATCGCCGCGCTGGAGCGGCGGGGGGCCGAAGTCCTGCACGCCCCGACGCTGCGCATCGTGCCGGCCGACCAGGACGACCGGCTGGTCTCCGACACCCGCGCGGTGATCGCCGCCCGACCCGACACGCTGCTGGTGACCACGGCCTACGGGCTCCGGGGGTGGTTCGAGGCGGCTGATGCCGCCGGTCTCGGCTCCGATCTGATCGACGTGCTCGGACACGCGCGCATCCTGGTCCGTGGGCCGAAGGCGCGCGGGGCCGTCCGGGCCGCCGGTCTGGACGACGACGGGATGAGCGAGCAGGAGACGACGGCGTCGCTCATCGACCGGGTCCTCGACGAAGGCGACCCGCTGATCGACCCGCCCCTGCGGGACCGGGTGATCGCCGTCCAGTTGCACGGGTTCGTCGACCACGACCAATTGGACCGGTTGACCGCGGCCGGGGCGACGGTGCACACGGTCGCCCCGTACTCCTGGACGACACCCGCCGACCCGCAACGGGTCTCACGGCTCATCGATGCCACGATCGCCGGTCATCTGGACGCCGTGACGTTCACCAGCGCACCGGCCGCCGACGCCCTGCTGGCCGCGGCCGCCGCCCGGGGACTCACCGATCGACTGGTCGACGCCCTGACCGGTGACGTGACCGCGGTGACCGTGGGCCCGGTGACCAGCGCCCCGTTGACCGCCGCCGGCATTCCCACCCTCCACCCGGACCGGTACCGCCTCGGGGCGCTGGTCCGACTGCTGTGCGAGCACCTGACCACCCAACGGGTCCGCACCGTGGACACGGCCTTCGGGGCAGTCGAGCTGCGGGGACGCAGCGTGCGGGTCGGTGAGCACACCACGTCGCTGTCCCCGTCGTCGGTCGCCGTGCTCCGGCTGCTGATGGACGCCGGCGGTGCCGTCGTCCCGAAGACGCGACTGCTGGCCGCGCTGCCCGAGGCCAACGACGAGCACGCGCTGGAGGTCGCCATCGGGCGGCTCCGGCAGGCCCTGGGCCGCCGGGAGCTGGTGGCCACCGTCATCAAGCGGGGATATCGCCTGAACGCGTGA
- the pstS gene encoding phosphate ABC transporter substrate-binding protein PstS — protein MKFARIGAVLALSTVTALTAAACGSDNNTTSSATSAAASAVTAAGSSAAGSSAGSSSAASSGASGSGSTTFDGAGFTCAEGTLRSSGSTAQGKVMEQWIADFNAKCNANLNAYGGGGSGKGIQDFIGNQVDFAGSDSALKEDQATQAASQRCAGNPALNLPMVTGPIALAYNVSGVSDLTLTPEILAGIFSNQITTWNDAKIAAANPGVTLPSLAIQSVHRAEDSGTTENFTKYLKAAAPDAWTVDAAKSWSQPGGVAAQGSDGVSKQVKSTDGSIGYVEWGFAKDDGLNVAKIDNGSGAVELTAESAGKAVAAATVVGTGKDLALKLDYATKEAGAYPVILVTYEIVCSAGNSADTAPTLKAFLGYTATDGQAALTDLGAAPLPAEIQAKVIESALSIA, from the coding sequence GTGAAGTTCGCGCGCATCGGCGCCGTCCTGGCCCTGTCGACCGTGACGGCATTGACCGCCGCGGCTTGTGGCTCGGACAACAACACGACCAGTAGTGCGACCTCGGCCGCCGCGTCCGCGGTGACCGCTGCGGGCTCGTCCGCCGCGGGCTCGTCCGCGGGCTCGTCGTCTGCGGCCAGCTCGGGAGCCAGCGGCTCCGGTTCCACCACCTTCGACGGCGCGGGCTTCACCTGTGCCGAGGGCACGCTCCGCTCGTCCGGGTCCACGGCCCAGGGCAAGGTCATGGAGCAGTGGATCGCCGACTTCAACGCCAAGTGCAACGCCAACCTCAACGCCTACGGTGGCGGCGGGTCCGGCAAGGGCATCCAGGACTTCATCGGCAACCAGGTCGATTTCGCCGGTTCGGACTCGGCGCTGAAGGAGGACCAGGCCACCCAGGCCGCGTCCCAGCGCTGCGCCGGCAACCCGGCCCTGAACCTGCCGATGGTCACCGGGCCGATCGCCCTGGCCTACAACGTCTCGGGGGTCAGCGACCTGACCCTCACCCCGGAGATCCTGGCCGGCATCTTCTCGAACCAGATCACCACCTGGAACGACGCCAAGATCGCCGCCGCCAACCCGGGTGTCACCCTGCCGTCCCTGGCGATCCAGTCGGTGCACCGCGCCGAAGACTCGGGGACCACCGAAAACTTCACCAAGTACCTCAAGGCCGCCGCGCCGGACGCCTGGACCGTCGACGCCGCGAAGTCCTGGAGCCAGCCGGGTGGCGTAGCCGCCCAGGGCAGTGACGGGGTCTCCAAGCAGGTCAAGAGCACCGACGGATCCATCGGCTACGTCGAGTGGGGCTTCGCCAAGGACGACGGCCTGAACGTCGCCAAGATCGACAACGGCTCCGGAGCGGTCGAGCTGACCGCCGAGTCCGCCGGCAAGGCCGTCGCGGCCGCCACCGTCGTGGGCACCGGCAAGGACCTGGCGCTCAAGCTGGACTACGCCACCAAGGAGGCCGGCGCCTACCCGGTCATCCTCGTCACCTACGAGATCGTCTGCTCGGCCGGCAACTCCGCCGACACCGCGCCGACCCTGAAGGCATTCCTCGGCTACACCGCCACCGACGGCCAGGCCGCCCTGACCGATCTGGGCGCGGCTCCGCTCCCGGCCGAGATCCAGGCCAAGGTCATCGAGTCGGCGCTCAGCATCGCCTGA
- the pstB gene encoding phosphate ABC transporter ATP-binding protein PstB: MAKRIDVEDVNVYYGDFLAVENASINIAPLSVTAFIGPSGCGKSTFLRVLNRMHEVIPGGRVSGKVLLDGEDLYGAGVDPVNVRRTVGMVFQKANPFPTMSIYDNVVAGYKIAGTKKNKSQLDDIVERSLRGANLWEEVKQRLNRPGAGLSGGQQQRLCIARAIAVEPSVLLMDEPCSALDPISTLAIEDLINELKASYTIVIVTHNMQQAARVSDRTAFFNLAGVGQPGKLIEYDDTAKIFSNPSQKQTEDYISGRFG; encoded by the coding sequence ATGGCCAAGCGCATCGACGTCGAGGACGTCAATGTCTACTACGGCGATTTCCTGGCCGTCGAGAACGCCTCCATCAACATCGCCCCGCTGAGCGTCACCGCGTTCATCGGGCCCTCCGGTTGCGGCAAGTCGACCTTCCTGCGGGTGCTCAACCGCATGCACGAGGTCATCCCCGGCGGGCGGGTCAGCGGCAAGGTGCTGCTCGACGGCGAGGACCTCTACGGCGCCGGGGTCGACCCGGTCAACGTGCGGCGCACCGTCGGGATGGTCTTCCAGAAGGCGAATCCGTTCCCGACGATGTCGATCTACGACAACGTCGTGGCCGGGTACAAGATCGCCGGGACGAAGAAGAACAAGAGCCAGCTCGATGACATCGTCGAGCGGTCGCTGCGCGGCGCCAACCTGTGGGAAGAGGTCAAGCAGCGGCTCAACCGGCCCGGCGCCGGCCTGTCCGGTGGCCAGCAGCAGCGGCTGTGCATCGCCCGGGCCATCGCGGTCGAGCCGTCCGTGCTGCTGATGGACGAGCCCTGCTCGGCGCTGGATCCGATCTCGACGCTGGCCATCGAGGATCTGATCAACGAGCTCAAGGCGAGCTACACGATCGTCATCGTCACCCACAACATGCAGCAGGCCGCCCGGGTCTCGGATCGCACCGCGTTCTTCAACCTGGCCGGGGTCGGTCAGCCCGGCAAGCTCATCGAGTACGACGACACCGCGAAGATCTTCTCGAACCCTTCGCAGAAGCAGACCGAGGACTACATCTCCGGTCGCTTCGGCTGA
- a CDS encoding inorganic phosphate transporter, which produces MSTTLFLVSVIIITALFFDFTNGFHDSANAMATSVATGALAPKVAVLVAAILNVLGAFMSTEVAKTISGGLVNDTLVTPTMVFAGLVGAILWNLFTWLFGLPSSSSHALFGGLIGAVLIGAGTAGVNFSVIVSKILLPAVAAPLIAALAAGLATFLLYKLVSRADGESSSRWFRYAQTVSASLVALAHGTSDGQKTMGVITLVLITSGMQESGTGPQFWVIAAAGIAIGLGTYSGGWRIMRTMGKGIVDVKAPQGFAAETTSAAAILASSHMGFALSTTQVCSGSIMGSGLGKKLAEVRWSTARRIFYGWLLTLPAAAAVGAVAAWVANQGTAGLIVVFVALLAGAGAIFAISRRSPVDSQNVNDSADVTINAVEKVPAGTGSQA; this is translated from the coding sequence GTGTCGACGACTCTGTTCCTCGTGTCGGTGATCATCATCACCGCACTGTTCTTCGACTTCACCAATGGCTTCCACGACAGCGCCAATGCGATGGCGACCTCCGTGGCCACCGGGGCGCTAGCCCCCAAGGTCGCCGTGCTGGTCGCCGCCATCCTCAACGTCCTCGGCGCCTTCATGTCGACCGAAGTGGCCAAGACGATCTCGGGTGGGCTGGTCAACGACACGCTCGTGACCCCGACGATGGTGTTCGCCGGTCTGGTCGGGGCGATCCTGTGGAACCTGTTCACCTGGCTGTTCGGTCTGCCCTCCAGCTCCTCGCACGCCCTTTTCGGCGGGTTGATCGGTGCGGTGCTGATCGGGGCCGGGACCGCCGGCGTCAACTTCTCCGTGATCGTCAGCAAGATCCTGCTACCCGCCGTCGCCGCGCCGCTGATCGCCGCGCTGGCCGCCGGACTCGCGACCTTCCTGCTCTACAAGCTGGTCAGCCGGGCCGATGGTGAGTCCTCCTCGCGCTGGTTCCGCTACGCACAGACGGTGTCGGCCTCCCTGGTCGCTCTGGCCCACGGCACCAGCGACGGCCAGAAGACGATGGGCGTCATCACCTTGGTCCTCATCACCTCCGGCATGCAGGAGTCCGGCACCGGCCCGCAGTTCTGGGTCATCGCCGCCGCCGGTATCGCCATCGGCCTGGGTACCTATTCCGGTGGCTGGCGGATCATGCGGACCATGGGCAAGGGCATCGTCGACGTCAAGGCCCCGCAGGGTTTCGCCGCCGAGACCACCTCGGCCGCGGCCATCCTGGCCTCGTCGCACATGGGCTTCGCGCTCTCCACCACGCAGGTCTGCTCCGGTTCGATCATGGGCTCGGGCCTGGGCAAGAAGCTGGCCGAGGTCCGCTGGTCGACCGCCCGCCGCATCTTCTACGGCTGGCTGCTGACCCTGCCGGCGGCCGCGGCCGTCGGGGCCGTCGCCGCCTGGGTCGCCAACCAGGGCACGGCCGGTCTGATCGTCGTCTTCGTCGCCCTGCTCGCCGGGGCCGGCGCGATCTTCGCCATCTCCCGGCGCTCGCCGGTCGACTCCCAGAACGTCAACGACTCCGCTGACGTCACCATCAACGCGGTCGAGAAGGTTCCGGCCGGGACGGGTTCGCAGGCATGA
- the sufU gene encoding Fe-S cluster assembly sulfur transfer protein SufU: MQMEKLYQEIILDHYRAPHHAGLRDPFDTEVHHVNPTCGDEVTLRVDLDPAGSGGESVVRDISYDAMGCSISQASTSVLTDLAIGRPLPEVLRTLDAFTEMVTSRGTIDGDEDVLGDGIAFAGVSKYPARVKCALLGWMAFKDAAVQATDQVAGHVTTGAVAAPGEQENRS, from the coding sequence ATGCAGATGGAAAAGCTGTACCAGGAAATCATTCTCGACCACTACCGGGCGCCGCATCACGCCGGGCTGCGGGACCCGTTCGACACCGAGGTGCACCACGTCAACCCGACCTGCGGGGATGAGGTCACCCTGCGGGTCGACCTGGACCCGGCCGGGTCGGGCGGCGAGTCCGTCGTTCGGGACATCTCGTACGACGCGATGGGCTGTTCGATCTCGCAGGCCTCGACGTCGGTGCTCACCGACCTGGCCATCGGCCGCCCGCTGCCCGAGGTACTGCGCACCCTGGACGCCTTCACCGAGATGGTGACCAGCCGCGGGACCATCGACGGCGACGAGGACGTCCTCGGCGACGGCATCGCCTTCGCCGGGGTCAGCAAGTACCCGGCCCGGGTGAAGTGTGCGTTGCTCGGCTGGATGGCGTTCAAGGACGCGGCCGTCCAGGCCACCGATCAGGTTGCTGGTCACGTCACCACGGGTGCGGTCGCCGCCCCCGGAGAACAGGAGAACCGGTCATGA